One window of Stenotrophomonas indicatrix genomic DNA carries:
- a CDS encoding DUF1624 domain-containing protein translates to MAPSPSSRLASIDQLRGTVMLLMLLDHVRETFFLQHQVSDPMDAATVSPALFACRLLAHLCAPVFVLLTGLSAWLYGQRHADPRRAIAAFLLKRGLFLVVLELTLVNFAWTFQFPPDTVYLQVIWAIGLSMIALAGLLWLPRPVLAVLAVALVVGHNLLDGVRVQGDGAVAVLWKVLHQRDWIEAGPLSLRTSYPVLPWIGVIALGYLMAPWFGVGSDPEQRRQRLRWAGLGALAAFALLRFANDYGDAPWQYQTSTLRTWMSVFNITKYPPSLQFLLLTLGVGLLLLRLYEWPPLARALRPLADIGAAPMFFYLLHLYVLKLLYLAALKTWGPTHGCLYALDSVAGLLLVACALAVVLYPPTRAFARFKARRRDLAWLRYL, encoded by the coding sequence GTGGCCCCTTCCCCCTCATCCCGGCTGGCCTCCATCGACCAGCTGCGCGGCACCGTGATGCTGCTGATGCTGCTCGACCACGTCCGCGAGACGTTCTTCCTGCAGCATCAGGTCAGCGATCCGATGGACGCGGCGACCGTGTCCCCTGCCCTGTTTGCCTGCCGCCTGCTGGCCCACCTGTGCGCGCCGGTGTTCGTGCTGCTGACCGGCCTGTCGGCATGGCTGTACGGCCAGCGCCACGCCGATCCGCGCCGTGCCATTGCGGCTTTCCTGCTCAAGCGCGGCCTGTTCCTGGTGGTGCTGGAACTGACCCTGGTCAACTTCGCCTGGACCTTCCAGTTCCCGCCGGACACGGTGTACCTGCAGGTGATCTGGGCGATCGGCCTGAGCATGATCGCGCTGGCCGGCCTGCTGTGGCTGCCGCGGCCGGTGCTGGCGGTGCTGGCGGTAGCGCTGGTGGTTGGCCACAACCTGTTGGATGGCGTACGCGTGCAGGGCGACGGCGCGGTGGCGGTGCTGTGGAAAGTGCTGCACCAGCGCGACTGGATCGAGGCTGGGCCGTTGAGCCTGCGCACCTCCTACCCGGTGCTGCCATGGATCGGGGTGATCGCGCTGGGCTACCTGATGGCGCCTTGGTTCGGCGTCGGCAGCGATCCGGAACAGCGGCGGCAGCGGTTGCGGTGGGCCGGGCTGGGCGCACTGGCCGCCTTCGCCCTGCTGCGCTTCGCCAACGACTATGGCGATGCACCCTGGCAGTACCAGACCAGCACGCTGCGCACGTGGATGAGCGTGTTCAACATCACCAAGTACCCGCCGTCGCTGCAGTTCCTGCTGCTGACCCTGGGCGTGGGCCTGCTGCTGTTGCGGCTGTATGAGTGGCCGCCGCTGGCGCGCGCGCTGCGGCCGCTGGCCGATATCGGCGCAGCGCCGATGTTCTTCTACCTGCTGCACCTGTACGTGCTGAAGCTGCTGTACCTGGCCGCGCTGAAGACCTGGGGCCCGACTCACGGTTGCCTGTATGCACTGGACTCGGTGGCCGGCCTGCTGCTGGTG